The following proteins come from a genomic window of Methylorubrum populi:
- a CDS encoding PadR family transcriptional regulator yields the protein MARSSKSINGTDQQIMLAILRLHPNGYGISIRDELESRTKQKWSLGSIYAAVDRLEERGFLKSREGEPTAERGGRRKIYFELTGIGRATLDSSLSALDALRGYTGLGALARRFVLGGCHD from the coding sequence ATGGCTCGCTCATCCAAAAGCATCAACGGAACCGACCAGCAGATCATGCTGGCGATCCTGCGCCTTCATCCGAATGGATACGGCATTTCGATCCGTGACGAGCTTGAGAGCCGCACGAAACAGAAGTGGTCGCTCGGATCGATCTACGCTGCCGTGGATCGGCTTGAGGAGAGAGGCTTTCTGAAATCTCGCGAAGGAGAACCTACCGCTGAGAGGGGCGGCAGACGGAAGATTTACTTCGAGCTGACCGGCATTGGCCGAGCTACACTTGATAGTTCTTTGTCCGCGCTGGATGCGTTGCGCGGATATACGGGTCTCGGAGCCTTGGCTCGTCGATTTGTGCTCGGAGGCTGTCATGACTAA
- a CDS encoding MucR family transcriptional regulator yields the protein MSNDTSEATYAQAELAAEIVMAYVSNNVLPAKDLPTLIGEVHAALAGLGGTVAPAAAEPKVEKPTAAAIKKSITPDALISFIDGKPYKTLKRHLGMHGLDAYSYRARYGLPSDYPMTAPSYSERRSALAKDLGLGRLGGRARKQAAE from the coding sequence GTGAGTAACGACACCAGCGAAGCCACTTATGCCCAGGCCGAACTCGCGGCCGAAATTGTGATGGCTTACGTCAGCAACAACGTCCTTCCAGCCAAGGACTTGCCGACGCTGATCGGGGAAGTACACGCCGCCCTCGCCGGCTTGGGCGGAACAGTCGCGCCCGCTGCTGCTGAACCAAAGGTCGAAAAGCCGACAGCCGCGGCGATCAAGAAGTCGATCACGCCCGACGCGCTGATCAGCTTCATCGACGGCAAGCCCTACAAGACGCTGAAGCGGCATCTCGGCATGCACGGGCTCGACGCCTATAGCTACCGCGCCCGCTACGGCCTGCCCTCGGACTACCCGATGACAGCGCCGAGCTACTCTGAGCGGCGGTCGGCGCTTGCAAAGGACCTTGGTCTCGGCCGTCTTGGTGGGCGCGCTCGGAAACAAGCGGCGGAGTGA
- a CDS encoding site-specific integrase has protein sequence MNLLPVPAAPAEVMSLDRAKAYAAEARSDRTRKAYASAFGMFVTWCRSVGANPVPAEPHAVAAYVAHLADTGRKPATINLHVAAIAAVHRAGGFDVPTTSEAVKATQRGVRRTLGTRQVRKAPVTAETVKKALRKIPDDLSGARDRALLLIGFAAALRRSELVALDVADLERVPDGIIVHVRRSKTDQDGQGQEIAVPRGGKLKPCDALDAWLAAAKITAGPVFRPVNKGGRVGSDRLTDRSVADIVKRHVGAAGFDATLFSGHSLRAGFVTSALAAGADVLKVMHVTRHTAVTTLQKYDRRARAFDDHAGRKFL, from the coding sequence ATGAACCTCCTGCCGGTGCCCGCCGCACCGGCGGAGGTCATGTCGCTCGACCGCGCGAAAGCCTACGCGGCGGAGGCGCGATCGGATCGGACCCGCAAGGCCTACGCCTCCGCCTTCGGGATGTTCGTGACATGGTGCCGGAGCGTCGGCGCCAATCCGGTGCCGGCCGAACCGCACGCAGTCGCGGCCTACGTCGCCCACCTCGCGGACACCGGCCGGAAGCCGGCGACCATCAACCTGCACGTCGCCGCGATCGCCGCGGTGCACCGGGCGGGCGGCTTCGATGTCCCGACCACCTCGGAGGCGGTGAAGGCCACGCAGCGCGGCGTCCGCCGGACGCTCGGTACGCGCCAGGTCCGCAAGGCGCCGGTCACGGCCGAGACCGTGAAGAAGGCGCTGCGCAAGATCCCGGACGACCTGTCCGGCGCGCGCGACCGGGCCCTGCTGCTGATCGGCTTCGCCGCGGCGCTCCGGCGCTCCGAGCTCGTGGCGCTCGACGTCGCCGACCTGGAGCGGGTGCCGGACGGCATCATTGTCCACGTCCGCCGCTCGAAGACGGACCAGGATGGCCAGGGCCAGGAGATCGCCGTTCCGCGCGGCGGCAAGCTCAAGCCCTGCGATGCCCTCGACGCGTGGCTCGCGGCGGCGAAGATCACCGCCGGCCCGGTGTTCCGCCCCGTCAACAAGGGCGGGCGGGTCGGCTCCGACCGGCTCACCGATCGCTCGGTGGCGGACATCGTGAAGCGCCACGTCGGCGCGGCCGGGTTCGATGCCACGCTGTTCTCGGGCCACTCGCTACGCGCCGGCTTCGTCACCTCGGCGCTCGCCGCCGGAGCCGACGTCCTCAAGGTCATGCACGTCACCCGGCACACCGCGGTGACGACGCTGCAGAAGTACGACCGGCGCGCCCGCGCCTTCGACGATCACGCCGGACGCAAGTTCCTATGA
- a CDS encoding PBSX family phage terminase large subunit, with translation MAVEFPERLDFLFEPARYKVAYGGRGGAKSWGFGRALLIMGAQRPIRVLCAREFQNSIAESAHALLGQQIDLLGLSGFYQVQEKRILGANGTEFIFKGLRHNVASVKSTEGIDVCWVEEARTVSKTSWDVLIPTIRKEGSEIWISFNPELEEDETYKRFVKNPPTGAKVVKIGWQDNPWFPDVLKQEALDLKARDPAAYLTVWDGHCKVVLDGAIYANEIMAATEANRFTRVPYDGTKPVHTFWDLGRADMTAIWFAQVVGFEFRIVDYYQNRGHALGHYLKHLQGRPYVYGDHWLPHDATNELLGSERTIAQQMEAAGFKVRITPKLGVAEGINAARTLFSRCWFDADACSDGLQCLRNYRYDVDANTGQFSKYPLHDWASHGADAFRYLAVALQEPTAPLKIGSANGRRRGGWMGA, from the coding sequence ATGGCAGTTGAGTTCCCGGAGCGGCTCGACTTCCTGTTCGAGCCCGCCCGCTACAAGGTCGCTTACGGTGGCCGCGGCGGCGCGAAGTCGTGGGGCTTCGGCCGCGCCCTCCTCATCATGGGCGCGCAACGTCCGATCCGCGTGCTCTGCGCCCGCGAGTTCCAGAACTCGATCGCGGAGTCGGCACACGCGCTGCTTGGGCAGCAAATCGACCTGCTCGGCCTCTCCGGCTTCTACCAGGTCCAGGAGAAGCGCATCCTTGGCGCCAACGGGACCGAGTTCATCTTCAAGGGGCTCCGGCACAACGTCGCCTCGGTGAAATCGACCGAGGGCATCGACGTGTGCTGGGTCGAGGAGGCGCGCACGGTCTCGAAAACCTCCTGGGATGTGCTGATCCCGACCATCCGCAAGGAGGGGTCCGAGATCTGGATCAGCTTCAACCCGGAGCTGGAGGAAGACGAGACCTACAAGCGGTTCGTGAAGAACCCGCCGACGGGCGCCAAGGTCGTGAAGATCGGCTGGCAGGACAATCCCTGGTTTCCCGACGTCCTGAAGCAGGAAGCGCTCGACCTGAAGGCGCGCGATCCTGCGGCCTACCTCACCGTCTGGGATGGCCACTGCAAGGTGGTGCTCGACGGCGCGATCTACGCCAACGAGATCATGGCCGCGACCGAGGCCAACCGCTTCACCCGCGTGCCCTATGACGGCACCAAGCCGGTGCACACGTTCTGGGATCTCGGCCGGGCCGATATGACCGCGATCTGGTTCGCGCAGGTCGTCGGCTTCGAGTTCAGGATCGTCGACTACTACCAGAACCGGGGGCACGCCCTCGGCCACTATCTGAAGCACCTCCAGGGCCGGCCCTACGTCTACGGCGACCACTGGCTCCCGCACGACGCGACCAACGAGCTGCTCGGCTCCGAGCGCACGATCGCGCAGCAGATGGAGGCGGCGGGCTTCAAGGTCCGCATCACGCCGAAGCTCGGCGTCGCCGAGGGCATCAACGCGGCTCGCACGCTGTTCTCGCGCTGCTGGTTCGATGCGGACGCCTGCTCCGACGGGCTCCAGTGCCTCCGAAACTACCGGTACGACGTGGACGCGAACACCGGACAATTCTCGAAGTACCCGCTGCACGATTGGGCCAGCCACGGCGCCGACGCCTTCCGCTACCTCGCGGTTGCGCTCCAGGAGCCGACGGCACCGCTCAAGATCGGCAGCGCGAACGGCCGTCGCCGCGGCGGCTGGATGGGTGCCTGA
- a CDS encoding DUF5681 domain-containing protein: MAFQPGQSGNPGGRPKASARVRDAAREHTEAALAVLVQIATAGESEAARVAAANAILDRGYGKPTQPVDGDGEGGAIPVGLTVQFIRPAPSNGS; encoded by the coding sequence ATGGCTTTCCAACCTGGGCAGTCGGGCAACCCTGGCGGTCGCCCGAAGGCATCTGCGCGCGTCCGTGACGCGGCCCGCGAGCACACCGAGGCAGCCCTCGCGGTCCTCGTGCAGATCGCGACGGCCGGCGAGAGCGAGGCCGCCCGCGTGGCCGCCGCCAACGCCATCCTCGACCGCGGCTACGGCAAGCCGACCCAGCCCGTCGATGGTGACGGCGAGGGCGGCGCAATCCCGGTTGGTCTGACCGTGCAATTCATCCGGCCCGCTCCCTCCAATGGCAGTTGA